In the Kaistella sp. 97-N-M2 genome, one interval contains:
- the dnaX gene encoding DNA polymerase III subunit gamma/tau translates to MENFVVSARKYRPQEFDTVVGQSHITDTLEHAIVENQLAQALLFCGPRGVGKTTCARILARKINERDGSTSEDNFAYNIFELDAASNNSVEDIRELTDQVRFAPQVGKFKIYIIDEVHMLSSAAFNAFLKTLEEPPAHAIFILATTEKHKIIPTILSRCQIYDFKRITIEDIQDHLKKIAEKEAIRYEDDALYLIAQKADGALRDALSIFDRLSTFTQKNITLAKAAEVLNILDYDQYLNIVDLAHQNKIPETLFAFNEIVKKGFDSHLFIAGLGNHFRDLMMAQNQQTLSLIEVGDQTKIKFSEQSKNWTVQQLIDAIEICNHADINYKNSKNSRLTVEIALMQLSSLTASGVDSKKKFLILAPLLKAPADSQTLKTEAQPTLAPEITAEVPKDTPKVILKTAEPIATQKIPSKYSISAALQKTETEEEQTVNSVKEDLPSNHFTETDLKSEWQKFLDHLKEKDVLVYNAISSFQLHKKDENIVEITYPSDSAKNEFEKVRADFFNHFMHKVNHFNIVIEYKNDVSLKKEIITKRKIFDKFAEINPVLRDLDDLFKFDFN, encoded by the coding sequence ATGGAAAATTTCGTGGTTTCTGCAAGAAAATACCGTCCGCAAGAGTTTGATACTGTTGTCGGGCAGTCCCACATTACAGATACTTTAGAACATGCCATCGTAGAAAATCAGTTGGCGCAGGCACTCTTATTTTGCGGTCCGAGAGGCGTCGGAAAAACGACGTGCGCCCGAATTCTTGCCCGAAAAATTAATGAAAGAGACGGTTCCACGTCCGAAGATAATTTTGCGTACAATATTTTCGAACTCGATGCGGCTTCCAATAATTCCGTAGAAGATATTCGCGAATTGACCGATCAGGTTCGCTTTGCTCCACAGGTTGGTAAATTCAAGATTTACATTATTGATGAGGTTCACATGCTGTCTTCTGCAGCATTTAATGCGTTTTTGAAAACGCTGGAAGAACCGCCGGCTCACGCCATTTTCATTTTGGCAACAACGGAAAAACATAAAATTATTCCAACGATTCTTTCCCGATGTCAGATTTATGATTTCAAAAGAATTACGATTGAAGATATTCAAGATCACTTAAAAAAAATTGCAGAAAAAGAAGCCATCAGATATGAAGATGATGCGCTTTATTTGATCGCGCAGAAAGCTGACGGCGCCCTCCGCGACGCACTTTCGATTTTCGACCGCCTTTCCACATTTACACAGAAAAACATTACTTTGGCCAAAGCTGCCGAAGTTCTTAATATTTTGGATTACGACCAGTATTTGAATATTGTCGATCTGGCGCATCAAAATAAAATCCCGGAGACTTTATTTGCTTTTAATGAAATTGTGAAAAAAGGTTTCGATTCACATCTGTTTATCGCAGGTTTAGGAAATCATTTCCGCGATTTGATGATGGCGCAAAATCAGCAAACTTTAAGTCTCATCGAAGTTGGCGACCAGACCAAAATCAAGTTTTCCGAGCAGAGTAAAAACTGGACGGTTCAACAGTTAATCGATGCAATTGAAATCTGCAACCACGCCGACATCAACTACAAAAACTCCAAAAACTCACGCTTAACCGTGGAAATTGCGCTGATGCAGCTTTCGTCTTTAACGGCGAGTGGCGTAGATTCTAAAAAAAAATTCTTAATTCTAGCGCCGCTACTTAAAGCGCCGGCAGATTCGCAAACCTTAAAAACCGAAGCACAGCCAACACTTGCTCCGGAAATAACCGCAGAAGTTCCGAAGGATACGCCAAAGGTCATTTTGAAAACAGCGGAACCGATTGCGACGCAAAAAATTCCTTCAAAATACAGCATCAGCGCAGCTTTGCAGAAAACGGAAACGGAAGAAGAACAAACAGTCAACTCAGTAAAAGAAGATCTGCCCAGCAATCATTTCACGGAAACTGACTTGAAAAGTGAATGGCAAAAATTTTTAGATCATCTGAAAGAAAAGGATGTTCTCGTCTATAATGCCATCAGTTCTTTTCAGCTTCATAAAAAGGATGAAAACATTGTGGAGATTACTTATCCGTCGGATTCTGCCAAAAATGAATTTGAAAAAGTCCGCGCCGATTTCTTTAATCATTTTATGCACAAAGTGAATCACTTCAATATCGTCATCGAATATAAAAATGACGTTTCCCTGAAAAAAGAAATCATCACTAAACGAAAGATTTTCGATAAATTTGCGGAGATTAATCCTGTTTTGCGGGATTTAGACGACCTGTTCAAATTTGATTTTAATTAA
- a CDS encoding SDR family oxidoreductase, protein MKKILITGAGSGLGKGTAIGLAKEGHHVIAGVHVWEQRSELLKIIKEEKLEKNIQVIKLDILNEVDCQHAYSFDIDILVNNAGMGHSGPVGEMPVDLIREVMETNVFSPLEFSQPIIKKMVKRGKGKIIFVSSIAGLTTSPYLGAYNASKHALESIAQNLRDELHDFGVEVATINPGPFETGFNDRMYDTYEQWYDLAETFTKKETIEKASKKLLDNQLDPQIMIDEMVKVIPQKVHLFRTIVPEVMSKNCQQYQEEQYTLKCNEKSSSK, encoded by the coding sequence ATGAAAAAAATACTTATTACAGGAGCCGGATCCGGACTGGGAAAAGGCACCGCCATTGGGTTAGCAAAAGAAGGACACCACGTAATCGCGGGAGTTCACGTTTGGGAACAGCGATCTGAGTTGTTAAAAATAATTAAAGAAGAGAAACTGGAAAAAAATATTCAGGTAATCAAACTTGATATTTTAAATGAAGTCGATTGCCAGCACGCGTATTCCTTTGATATTGATATCCTCGTTAATAATGCGGGAATGGGCCACTCCGGGCCAGTTGGCGAAATGCCGGTTGATTTAATTCGGGAGGTAATGGAAACCAATGTGTTTTCCCCGCTGGAGTTTTCGCAACCGATTATCAAAAAAATGGTGAAGAGAGGAAAAGGCAAAATTATTTTTGTTTCGTCGATCGCGGGACTTACCACTTCACCGTACTTAGGGGCTTACAATGCATCGAAGCATGCACTGGAGTCGATTGCACAAAACCTGCGGGATGAATTGCATGACTTCGGCGTAGAGGTAGCGACCATAAATCCCGGTCCGTTCGAAACCGGCTTTAACGACAGGATGTACGATACGTATGAGCAATGGTATGACTTGGCAGAAACTTTTACAAAAAAAGAAACCATTGAAAAAGCATCCAAAAAATTATTGGATAATCAACTGGATCCGCAGATAATGATCGACGAAATGGTAAAGGTGATTCCGCAAAAAGTTCATCTTTTCAGAACCATCGTTCCGGAAGTAATGTCGAAAAACTGTCAGCAATATCAGGAAGAACAATACACGCTGAAATGCAACGAAAAGAGCAGCAGTAAATAA
- the cphA gene encoding cyanophycin synthetase: MKIEKIQVLRGPNIWSIRRKKLIQMRLDLEEVENLPTNKIEGFRENLERLIPSLITHRCSEGVEGGFFQRVEMGTWMGHVIEHIALEIQTLAGMDAGFGRTRETKTPGVYNVVFNYFEENSGIYAAEQSVEIAQSLIDGREYNIEHCIQTLRETRERERLGPSTGSIVQEAVARNIPWIRLGRNSLVQLGYGINQQRFQATITGKTSSIAVDIACNKELTKKMLDEAAIPVPTGDLVIDEEGLQHVINRIGYPLVLKPLDGNHGKGSSINVNDWASAKIGLEHAQNYGPKVIVERFITGYDFRVLVINHKMIAAARRVPAHIVGDGEMNIQQLIDKENMDPRRGYGHENVLTEILVDKDTNELLEKLNATLETVPQKGEIVYLKSTANLSTGGTSIDVTDLIHPENITMCERISRIIGLDVCGVDIMAENLTQPLKESGGAILEVNAAPGFRMHLAPSEGLPRNVAAPVVDMLYPQGKEFRIPIIAVTGTNGKTTTTRLIAHIVKNNGYRVGFTTSDGIYIQNTMLTKGDTTGPISAEFVLKDPTVEFAVLETARGGILRSGLGFNNCDIGVLTNIKEDHLGLNDIHNLKDLTKVKRVVLDSVKKNGWSILNADDDYSMRLMTDLDSKIAIFSLDENNPHIKKFAKEGKITCVYEEGFITIKKGDWKIRIAKAHNIPITMEGKARFMISNVLAASLATYLYGFEIEDIANSLRTFIPSAALTPGRLNIFKFKKFHVLIDFAHNPAGYEAIEDYLKNVDATKKIGIISGVGDRRDKDIQECGKIAARMFDYIIIRNEKHLRGRGEDEINGLIISGMQEAGTDVSYEIIPKEIEALKHAMSMAEEGTFITALSDVVSNAIDLVQEYQNKEILEEGKIS; this comes from the coding sequence ATGAAAATTGAAAAAATACAGGTTTTAAGAGGTCCTAATATTTGGAGCATTCGCAGAAAAAAATTAATTCAGATGCGTTTGGATTTAGAAGAGGTGGAAAACCTGCCAACGAATAAAATCGAAGGTTTCCGGGAAAATCTGGAACGTTTAATTCCCTCTTTAATAACGCACCGCTGTTCCGAAGGCGTTGAAGGTGGATTTTTTCAGCGGGTAGAAATGGGAACCTGGATGGGACATGTGATCGAACATATTGCCCTCGAAATTCAAACCTTAGCCGGCATGGATGCGGGCTTCGGACGCACCCGCGAAACCAAGACACCAGGTGTTTACAATGTGGTTTTTAATTACTTCGAAGAAAATTCTGGAATTTACGCCGCCGAACAATCAGTAGAAATTGCGCAATCTTTGATTGATGGGCGAGAATATAACATCGAGCACTGCATACAAACTTTACGGGAAACACGCGAGCGCGAAAGACTTGGACCTTCCACAGGAAGCATCGTTCAGGAAGCCGTTGCCCGAAATATCCCGTGGATCCGTTTGGGCAGAAATTCTTTGGTACAGTTGGGTTACGGGATCAATCAGCAGCGTTTTCAGGCTACGATCACCGGAAAAACAAGTTCTATCGCCGTTGATATTGCCTGTAATAAGGAGCTTACAAAGAAAATGCTCGACGAGGCCGCTATCCCTGTTCCAACGGGTGATCTGGTGATCGATGAAGAAGGTTTGCAGCACGTGATCAATCGAATTGGTTATCCATTGGTTTTGAAACCGCTGGACGGCAATCACGGCAAAGGTTCCTCCATCAACGTTAACGACTGGGCTTCTGCAAAAATTGGGTTGGAACATGCCCAAAATTATGGTCCGAAAGTAATCGTCGAAAGATTTATTACGGGCTATGATTTTCGCGTTTTGGTGATTAACCACAAAATGATCGCCGCCGCAAGACGTGTTCCCGCCCATATCGTTGGTGATGGCGAAATGAATATTCAGCAACTCATCGATAAAGAAAACATGGATCCCAGAAGAGGGTACGGACATGAAAATGTTCTTACGGAGATTTTGGTAGATAAAGATACTAACGAACTTTTAGAGAAATTAAATGCAACCTTAGAAACGGTACCGCAGAAAGGAGAAATCGTTTATCTGAAATCCACCGCCAATCTTTCTACAGGTGGAACTTCTATTGATGTTACCGATTTAATTCATCCCGAAAACATTACGATGTGCGAACGAATTTCCAGAATCATTGGCCTGGATGTTTGCGGTGTGGATATCATGGCCGAAAATCTAACTCAACCGTTGAAAGAAAGTGGCGGCGCCATTTTGGAAGTTAATGCAGCACCGGGATTCCGCATGCATCTGGCGCCCAGCGAAGGTTTGCCCAGAAACGTTGCGGCTCCCGTGGTCGATATGTTGTATCCGCAAGGGAAAGAATTCAGGATCCCAATTATTGCGGTTACGGGTACAAATGGTAAAACTACAACGACAAGACTTATTGCACACATCGTTAAAAATAACGGCTATAGAGTAGGATTCACGACGTCCGACGGCATTTACATTCAAAATACAATGTTAACGAAAGGCGACACCACCGGACCAATTTCCGCGGAATTTGTTTTGAAGGATCCGACCGTTGAATTTGCAGTTCTGGAAACGGCCCGCGGCGGAATTTTGCGCTCCGGACTAGGATTTAATAATTGCGACATCGGCGTTTTAACCAACATCAAAGAAGATCATTTGGGCTTAAACGACATTCATAATTTAAAAGATTTAACTAAAGTAAAAAGAGTTGTGCTCGATTCGGTAAAGAAAAACGGCTGGAGCATTTTGAATGCGGATGACGACTATTCTATGAGGTTAATGACGGATTTAGATTCTAAAATCGCTATTTTTAGTTTAGATGAAAACAATCCGCACATCAAAAAATTCGCGAAAGAAGGAAAAATCACCTGCGTTTACGAAGAAGGCTTTATAACCATCAAAAAAGGCGACTGGAAAATCCGCATTGCGAAAGCGCATAACATTCCCATCACCATGGAAGGGAAAGCCAGATTTATGATTTCGAATGTGTTGGCAGCGAGTTTAGCCACTTATCTCTATGGTTTCGAGATCGAAGATATCGCCAACTCTTTAAGAACATTTATCCCAAGTGCGGCTTTAACGCCGGGAAGATTAAATATTTTTAAATTTAAAAAATTCCATGTTCTCATCGATTTCGCCCATAATCCTGCGGGTTACGAAGCCATTGAAGATTATCTGAAAAATGTGGATGCCACAAAGAAAATCGGAATTATTTCCGGCGTCGGCGACCGCCGCGACAAAGACATACAGGAGTGCGGTAAAATTGCCGCCCGCATGTTCGATTATATTATTATCCGCAATGAAAAACATCTTCGCGGAAGAGGCGAGGACGAAATAAACGGCCTTATAATTTCCGGAATGCAGGAAGCCGGCACCGATGTGAGCTACGAGATTATTCCGAAAGAGATCGAAGCTTTAAAACATGCTATGAGTATGGCGGAAGAAGGCACGTTTATCACCGCGCTGAGCGACGTGGTTTCGAATGCCATCGACTTGGTGCAGGAGTATCAAAATAAAGAAATTCTGGAAGAAGGAAAAATTTCCTGA
- a CDS encoding cyanophycinase, whose protein sequence is MRPIGKLMIIGGAVNKGSFAETEYDQNVEKNLNFFERGILRKIIDESRLKEDSVIEIITTASQIPQIVGPEYKKAFEFLGAKHVSILDIQNRDQANSDAMVARANAADVVMFTGGDQLRLTSILGGTRFHDAILLKYQEQNFIYAGTSAGAAAASENMIYQGSSHEALLKGEIKTTQGLGFIENVIVDTHFVQRGRIGRLFQAVVNNPRTLGIGLGEDTGLYIDGDMMTAIGSGLVILVDGRFIKDTNLTNIELGQPISIDNLIVHVLSQNDFFDLKTKDLTIVNSQYNPIPQNI, encoded by the coding sequence ATGAGACCAATAGGAAAATTAATGATTATCGGTGGTGCAGTAAACAAGGGCAGCTTTGCAGAAACCGAATACGACCAAAATGTAGAGAAAAATCTCAATTTTTTTGAAAGAGGAATCCTCCGGAAAATCATCGACGAATCACGGTTAAAGGAAGATTCTGTTATAGAAATTATTACTACAGCCTCTCAAATTCCCCAGATTGTAGGACCCGAATACAAGAAGGCTTTTGAGTTTTTGGGGGCGAAACACGTAAGTATTCTCGATATCCAAAACAGAGATCAGGCCAACAGCGATGCCATGGTTGCACGCGCAAACGCGGCAGATGTGGTGATGTTTACAGGTGGTGATCAGTTGCGACTGACATCCATACTGGGCGGAACAAGATTTCACGATGCCATTCTATTAAAGTATCAGGAGCAGAATTTCATTTATGCCGGTACATCTGCAGGCGCGGCGGCAGCCTCCGAAAATATGATCTATCAGGGCTCCAGCCACGAAGCCTTATTAAAAGGTGAAATTAAAACGACACAAGGTTTGGGTTTTATCGAAAATGTGATCGTCGACACGCATTTCGTGCAGCGCGGCAGAATCGGCAGACTTTTTCAGGCGGTCGTCAACAATCCCCGGACATTAGGGATTGGTTTGGGAGAAGATACGGGACTTTATATTGATGGCGATATGATGACGGCAATCGGATCCGGCCTGGTAATTCTGGTCGATGGTCGATTTATAAAAGACACAAACCTGACAAATATCGAACTTGGACAACCTATTTCTATTGATAATTTAATCGTACACGTTTTATCGCAAAATGATTTTTTCGATTTGAAAACGAAAGATTTAACCATTGTCAATTCTCAGTACAACCCCATTCCACAGAATATTTAA
- a CDS encoding isoaspartyl peptidase/L-asparaginase, translating to MKIIIHGGFFSESDQSQEVKTAKQNSLKDIAAKAFKFLKDHSAEETVVYAVSLLEDDSLYNAGTGSQIQSDGKIRMSASLMNGESQKFSGVINIENVKNPIEVAQVLMKEDDRVLGELGAKKYASENGFKDFSTEIPQRRKEYEEKVRNGGKGTVGCVALDKNGKLAAATSTGGKGFEMVGRISDSATVAGNFANQFCAVSCTGVGEDIVSNATAAKIAVRVSDGMQINEAFEKTFNELKEIGGFAGAIAIDRDGNIFHQDSHPTMVFASFDGEEFEIFQ from the coding sequence ATGAAAATTATTATACACGGCGGCTTTTTCTCCGAAAGCGATCAAAGCCAGGAAGTGAAAACTGCAAAACAGAATTCCCTGAAAGATATTGCAGCGAAAGCTTTCAAATTTTTAAAAGATCACTCGGCGGAAGAAACCGTGGTTTATGCGGTTTCTTTGCTGGAAGACGATTCGCTGTATAACGCGGGTACAGGCTCACAGATCCAGAGCGACGGCAAAATAAGAATGAGCGCCTCCTTGATGAACGGGGAAAGTCAAAAATTTTCCGGCGTCATCAATATCGAAAACGTTAAAAATCCCATCGAAGTTGCGCAGGTTTTAATGAAAGAAGACGACCGGGTTTTGGGAGAACTTGGTGCTAAAAAATATGCCTCCGAGAACGGTTTTAAGGATTTCTCTACGGAAATTCCGCAACGTCGGAAAGAGTATGAAGAGAAGGTAAGAAACGGCGGAAAAGGAACCGTGGGTTGTGTTGCTTTGGATAAAAACGGAAAATTAGCCGCCGCCACCTCTACGGGTGGAAAAGGTTTTGAAATGGTGGGAAGAATTTCAGATTCCGCCACGGTTGCCGGAAACTTCGCGAATCAATTCTGCGCGGTAAGCTGCACGGGAGTTGGCGAAGATATTGTGAGCAACGCAACGGCGGCAAAAATCGCGGTTCGTGTGAGCGACGGAATGCAAATTAACGAAGCCTTCGAAAAAACCTTCAACGAATTAAAAGAGATCGGCGGTTTTGCAGGCGCCATCGCCATTGATAGAGACGGGAATATCTTCCACCAGGATTCTCATCCCACCATGGTTTTTGCCAGTTTCGACGGCGAGGAATTTGAAATTTTTCAGTAA
- a CDS encoding 3-oxoacyl-ACP synthase III family protein, whose product MIKSIIKGIGHYVPENVVTNDDLSKLMSTNDEWITERTGIKERHHRKNRNDSEETTSFLAFKASEKALKMAGLTAKDIDFIVFATLSPDYYFPGCGVLLQEKLGCDTIGALDVRNQCSGFVYAMSVANAFIKSNTYKNILVVGAEVHSFGLDFSDEGRGVSVIFGDGAGAVILSASDAENGGDILAFNMHSEGKYADELCTKFPGSKYGWSDRMRLEPENVTNAEIYPVMNGNFVFKHAVTRFPETMEEALKSAGKTVEDLDMFIPHQANLRIAQFVQKKFNLPEEKVYNNIQKYGNTTAASIPLALSEAIEEGKIKRGDLVLLSAFGSGFTWGSILFEY is encoded by the coding sequence ATGATAAAAAGTATAATTAAAGGAATCGGTCATTATGTTCCGGAAAACGTGGTAACTAATGATGATTTGTCTAAATTGATGTCCACCAACGACGAATGGATCACCGAACGCACCGGAATTAAAGAGCGCCATCACCGAAAGAACAGAAACGATTCCGAAGAAACGACGTCTTTTTTAGCGTTTAAAGCCTCCGAAAAAGCTTTAAAAATGGCGGGATTAACCGCAAAAGATATCGATTTTATTGTTTTTGCCACGCTCTCACCCGACTACTATTTTCCGGGTTGTGGCGTACTACTGCAGGAAAAACTCGGCTGCGATACGATTGGCGCGTTGGATGTGCGGAACCAGTGTTCCGGTTTTGTTTATGCGATGAGTGTGGCCAATGCTTTTATTAAATCGAATACCTATAAAAATATTTTGGTTGTGGGCGCAGAAGTTCATTCCTTTGGACTGGATTTTTCCGATGAAGGGCGCGGCGTTTCCGTGATTTTCGGCGATGGGGCCGGCGCGGTTATTCTGTCGGCTTCCGACGCGGAAAACGGCGGCGATATTTTAGCTTTCAATATGCATTCTGAAGGAAAATATGCCGACGAACTGTGTACGAAATTTCCCGGTTCGAAATACGGGTGGAGCGACAGAATGCGTTTGGAACCGGAAAATGTAACGAATGCCGAAATTTATCCCGTGATGAACGGTAATTTCGTTTTTAAGCACGCCGTTACACGATTCCCCGAAACGATGGAAGAGGCTTTAAAATCTGCCGGAAAAACCGTGGAGGATTTAGATATGTTCATTCCGCATCAGGCGAATCTGAGAATTGCGCAGTTTGTGCAGAAAAAGTTTAATCTGCCGGAAGAAAAAGTATACAATAATATTCAGAAATATGGCAATACAACCGCCGCTTCAATTCCGCTGGCTTTAAGCGAAGCCATTGAAGAAGGAAAAATTAAAAGAGGCGATTTGGTCTTGCTTTCCGCTTTTGGCAGCGGATTTACTTGGGGCTCCATCTTATTTGAGTACTAA
- a CDS encoding CorA family divalent cation transporter, producing the protein MPIEIIYRNDHCEWIDVESPTEDDLNFLHQRYEINMLLLEDTIDPNHLPKFENDHMVKFFLMRENTELERANLNTISDISTKLGIFLMDKVIITVHRMKNRSIYEFKKDILLPENAEITAETIALQLALKVMKSFDDESQSLLQTMDNIENEIFLKNTNSSNQIRRLYQLKRKSGLNARILSISSDWIEKFKLLKLEDAAITDLKDKHKDVITDFEHLNAQVTNLISMFLAMSDQKSNQVMKVLAIYSMYFFPITFIAGIYGMNFDIMPELHEPSGYFFTLGLMGFIALLTFLFVRRKRW; encoded by the coding sequence ATGCCAATAGAAATAATTTACCGAAACGACCATTGTGAGTGGATTGATGTTGAATCGCCGACGGAGGATGATCTAAACTTCCTGCATCAAAGATATGAGATCAACATGCTTCTCCTGGAAGATACAATCGATCCGAACCACCTGCCGAAGTTCGAGAACGATCATATGGTGAAATTTTTTCTCATGCGCGAAAACACGGAACTGGAAAGGGCAAACCTAAATACCATTAGCGACATCTCGACAAAACTGGGTATTTTCTTGATGGATAAAGTTATCATCACCGTTCACCGCATGAAAAACAGAAGCATTTATGAATTTAAAAAAGACATTTTGCTTCCGGAAAATGCAGAGATCACCGCAGAAACCATCGCGCTGCAGTTGGCGCTAAAAGTGATGAAATCCTTTGATGATGAGTCCCAGAGTCTTCTGCAAACAATGGATAATATCGAAAATGAAATCTTCTTAAAAAACACGAACAGCTCGAACCAAATTCGGCGTCTCTATCAGTTGAAAAGGAAATCCGGACTGAACGCGAGAATACTCAGCATCTCTTCGGATTGGATTGAAAAATTTAAACTCTTGAAACTGGAAGATGCTGCAATTACCGATTTGAAGGATAAACACAAAGACGTGATTACCGATTTTGAGCATTTAAACGCGCAGGTAACCAACCTCATCTCCATGTTTTTGGCAATGAGCGATCAAAAATCCAATCAGGTGATGAAGGTTTTGGCGATCTACTCCATGTACTTCTTTCCTATTACTTTTATTGCCGGAATTTATGGAATGAATTTCGACATCATGCCCGAACTGCACGAACCTTCCGGTTATTTTTTCACTTTGGGTTTAATGGGCTTTATCGCGTTGCTGACGTTTTTGTTTGTGCGGAGAAAACGCTGGTAA
- a CDS encoding caspase family protein, whose protein sequence is MENFFALIIGVGGDLAATAEDASAIKNLLCDPQKGGYDPKNVEFLVNEFSTKKNVISSLDKIISKTEKLAKATVVVYYSGHGLQIPDDDDPEKKEYFLKTAGADKTKKEETMLNGDLFSAKIKKIKADKLLILLDCCHADGMKRRKISDLEDMVVEEQSSNRGLLEKLTSGEGRVFISACDDNEESVILPGSKNSLFTEVCLEVFDGKLSPSDEFVSVVDLMYYIIKEVPKRVLPFHHTQRPIITEVQHLSPDYFVCRNGNYKPGRADLEDFVSDDSAERLDFIRDYDNKI, encoded by the coding sequence ATGGAAAATTTCTTTGCCCTCATCATCGGTGTTGGCGGAGATTTAGCCGCTACTGCAGAAGATGCCTCTGCCATTAAAAACTTACTTTGCGATCCCCAGAAAGGAGGTTACGACCCGAAGAATGTAGAATTTTTAGTTAACGAATTTTCTACCAAAAAAAACGTCATTTCTTCTCTGGATAAAATTATCTCCAAAACCGAAAAATTGGCTAAAGCGACGGTTGTGGTTTATTATTCCGGCCACGGTTTGCAAATTCCCGATGATGACGATCCTGAAAAAAAAGAATACTTCCTGAAAACCGCGGGTGCCGACAAAACAAAAAAGGAGGAAACCATGCTGAATGGCGATCTTTTTTCCGCCAAAATAAAAAAAATTAAAGCAGACAAACTCCTCATTCTCCTCGACTGTTGCCACGCAGACGGCATGAAACGCAGAAAGATTTCGGACTTGGAAGATATGGTAGTCGAAGAGCAGTCCTCCAACAGAGGATTATTGGAGAAACTGACGTCCGGCGAAGGCCGTGTTTTTATTTCCGCATGCGACGATAATGAAGAATCGGTAATCCTTCCCGGTTCCAAAAACAGTCTTTTCACGGAGGTTTGCCTGGAAGTCTTCGACGGAAAACTTTCTCCCTCTGATGAATTTGTAAGTGTTGTTGATCTGATGTATTACATCATTAAAGAAGTTCCCAAAAGAGTTTTGCCTTTTCACCATACGCAGCGTCCAATTATTACCGAGGTGCAGCATCTTTCACCGGATTATTTTGTGTGCCGAAACGGAAATTACAAACCTGGGCGCGCAGATCTTGAAGATTTTGTGAGTGACGATTCTGCGGAACGACTGGATTTCATACGGGATTACGATAATAAAATTTAA